One window of Trichomycterus rosablanca isolate fTriRos1 chromosome 2, fTriRos1.hap1, whole genome shotgun sequence genomic DNA carries:
- the LOC134309168 gene encoding transmembrane protein 196 isoform X2, which yields MCSRRKIVYSLLVLSVLQVGLGAASVALGAVAISRARAEHRTQQGHASPVWSGVCFLVCGLCGMLCARKRTGLLMILFSACCICGLIGGILNFQFVRALVKRPDRVQSLHMAAMTLACLGISSCTLSTWLTCRLASSEQQRMFLEREHSLHHSHEMTEKEVLDTSSNGISQISYNGRSASP from the exons ATGTGCAGTCGGAGGAAGATCGTGTACAGTCTGTTGGTATTATCCGTGCTGCAGGTGGGACTCGGAGCGGCCAGCGTTGCGCTCGGTGCAGTGGCGATCAGCAGAGCCCGAGCCGAACACAGGACCCAGCAGGGCCACGCGTCACCCGTGTGGAGCGGGGTGTGT TTTCTTGTCTGTGGACTCTGTGGGATGCTGTGTGCAAGAAAAAGGACCGGCCTGCTT ATGATCCTGTTCTCAGCCTGCTGCATTTGTGGTCTGATCGGTGGGATCCTTAACTTCCAGTTTGTCCGGGCGCTAGTAAAAAGACCAGACAGGGTACAGTCCTTACACATGGCCGCCATGACTCTTGCATGTCTGGGCATCAGCAGCTGTACACTTTCCACGTGGCTGACGTGCCGGCTGGCCAGCAGCGAGCAGCAGCGAATGTTCCTGGAGCGCGAGCACTCACTGCATCACTCACATGAGATGACTGAAAAG GAAGTTTTGGATACCTCAAGCAACGGCATCTCACAAATTTCTTACAATGGACGGAGTGCATCGCCATGA
- the LOC134309168 gene encoding transmembrane protein 196 isoform X1: MCSRRKIVYSLLVLSVLQVGLGAASVALGAVAISRARAEHRTQQGHASPVWSGVCFLVCGLCGMLCARKRTGLLMILFSACCICGLIGGILNFQFVRALVKRPDRVQSLHMAAMTLACLGISSCTLSTWLTCRLASSEQQRMFLEREHSLHHSHEMTEKVELKQEVLDTSSNGISQISYNGRSASP, encoded by the exons ATGTGCAGTCGGAGGAAGATCGTGTACAGTCTGTTGGTATTATCCGTGCTGCAGGTGGGACTCGGAGCGGCCAGCGTTGCGCTCGGTGCAGTGGCGATCAGCAGAGCCCGAGCCGAACACAGGACCCAGCAGGGCCACGCGTCACCCGTGTGGAGCGGGGTGTGT TTTCTTGTCTGTGGACTCTGTGGGATGCTGTGTGCAAGAAAAAGGACCGGCCTGCTT ATGATCCTGTTCTCAGCCTGCTGCATTTGTGGTCTGATCGGTGGGATCCTTAACTTCCAGTTTGTCCGGGCGCTAGTAAAAAGACCAGACAGGGTACAGTCCTTACACATGGCCGCCATGACTCTTGCATGTCTGGGCATCAGCAGCTGTACACTTTCCACGTGGCTGACGTGCCGGCTGGCCAGCAGCGAGCAGCAGCGAATGTTCCTGGAGCGCGAGCACTCACTGCATCACTCACATGAGATGACTGAAAAGGTAGAG TTAAAGCAGGAAGTTTTGGATACCTCAAGCAACGGCATCTCACAAATTTCTTACAATGGACGGAGTGCATCGCCATGA